In Pelodictyon luteolum DSM 273, the genomic stretch AGGGTTGAAGCGGATGTGGTAGGTCCTGCCGGAAGCGGGATGGACCCTGCGGCCGCTCATCCTGTCGATGATTTCCCGGTCATCGACATGGATTTCAATGACATGGTCGATGTCGATACCCTGCCGGTCCAGTGATTCAGCCTGCGCTATCGTTCTCGGGAAGCCGTCGAACAGGCAGCCCTCCTTGCAGTCGTGTTCCAGCAGGCGTTCCTTGATGATGTCCATGATGATGTCGTCGGAGACGAGATTGCCGCCGTCCATCACTTCCTTCGCCTTCAGTCCAAGCGGGGTTCCGGCCTTCACTGCGGCGCGGAGCATGTCGCCGGTCGAAATCTGCGGAATGGCGAGCGATTTCGAGATGTAATTGGATTGTGTGCCTTTTCCTGCACCCGGAGCCCCCAGTAGGATAATTCTCATCAAACTGCTTTAAAAGGATTTTTTCGTGGTAATGATGGTCACTTTCGGTTTTGAAGGAGCTGCTCCTTCGGTGCCGGCCGTTCCGTTCTGGCCGTTTGCGGGTGAGGAGGACAGCGAGGGATCGGTCGGTTTCGGGGGCATCGTAAAGGAGATGGCCTGTTTTTTTGCCGGCGTCTTGTGGAATTCTATGGCCGTGGCTTTGGGGCTTCCCGAGGTCTTTTTCTTATGATGCAGTCTTGCTTCGTCGAACATCTGCTGGAAAGCCGATGCCGAGGTTTTTGCGTCCAGGGCGCGCAGGTAGTAGTCCTCTTCGTCGAGGATGTCGCGGCGGAACTCGAAATCCGTTGCGCCCAGCATCATGCGGATCATTCTGCGGCTTTCGCCCATGTCCCCTTTCGATTCGATCTGGGTTACCGCCTTGGCGTTGAGGGTCGTGAGGGTTTCGCCATTGACATCCTCTTCTTCAAGCAGGCCGAAGGTGACCTGGATTTTCATGCCGAGCAGGGCGAAGGAGGTGACTTCGGCACGGATGACGCTCATGCCGCCGACCGCTGTTTTTTCGCTCCGGAGATCCCATCCGAGCCAGTGATCGACCTTGGTGGTGATGAATTCTGAGATGTCCGATGCCTTGCGGGTGTAGCGGCGGACCTTGAGTTCGCTGAATTCAGGGGTTTCCGATGTGTGGGTCGCGTTGCCGGTCAGGCCGTGGTAGGCTTTTGCGAACTCGGTTTTGAAGGGGATGAAATCAAGCAGATCCATGGTGGTTGGCCGGTTAGAGATTGTCGCTGTTGCCCGTGCAGTCTGCCGCCAGCTGGCCGCATGCAGCATTGATGGGGGTTCCATAGCTTTTCCTGATGGTGACCTGCAGGCCTGCATCCTGAAGAATGTCACGGAACCGTTCCCTTGTGCCGTCGCAAACTGGCTCGAATTTTATATTAACGATTGGATTATAATCAATCAAATTAATTTTGCAGAAAAAGCCGGAGGCGTAGCGTATAAGCCGCTTTGCATCCATTTCAGAGTCGTTTATGCCCTTGAGAAGCATGTAGGCGAGGGTTACGGGTTCTCCCGTTTTGGATGCGTAGCCAATGAGCGATTCGCGCAGCCTGTCCAGCGGGTACTGTCTGGCGGCCTGCGGCATCAGCGCTTCGCGTTTTTCCTGGATGGCCGAGTGAAGCGAGACGGCCAGCTTGGTTTTCAGGCCGGTATCGGCAAGCCGGTCGATTTCAGGAGTGATGCCGACCGTCGAGATGGTGATTTTGCGCTGTGAGGTGCTGAAGCGGTACTTGCGGGTGCTGAGGTTCAGGACCGCCTCGATGACGTTTGCAGTGTTCAGGAGTGGTTCTCCCATCCCCATGAAGACGATGTTCGAGATCGAGGCCTCCCGGTTCCGTTCCTGCAGCATGTCGGAGAGCGCCCAGACCTGTCCGGTGATTTCCCCGGAGGAGAGGTTCCGGCGGAACCCCATCTGCCCGGTTGCACAGAAGGAGCATCCCAAAAGGCAGCCCGCCTGTGCCGACACGCAGGCCGTCATCCGGTTGGGCCCCGGGATGAGGACGGTTTCGACCCGTTCTCCGTCGGGAAGCTGGATGAGCAGCTTTTCAGTCGCTCCTGCAGGGCTGCCCTCCATTGTTTCATCGTGCTTTTCTGTGACGGGCTGCTGGATATAGAAGGATTCGGCGAGCTTCCTGCGCAGGGGGAGGCTGAGGGTGGTCATGTCGTCGAACGATCCGGCACGGTGGCTGAAGAGCCACTGGTGCAGCTGCGCTGCGCGCCACTGAGGCTCATTGATGGCTGCAAGGGCTTCCTTGAGCTCATCCATGCGGAGGTTGAGGATGTTTGATCGTTCTCTCTTCATCGGGAATATCTGTGGTTGGGGCGGTGTGTGCAGGGGAATATAGGATTCCCCTGCGCCATGGCGAAATCTTCCTTTGTGCTGAGGGGTTTCTTCTTTTGTTTGTGTGGATCAAAAAAAGTACTTTATCGCGAAAAGTTTTAAGAACCAGACAGATTTTGTAGCTGCCCGATGAAAGAAACTGCCCCCGAAGAGCAGGCTGTAGCCGATTTCAACCACCAGCGCCTTGACAAGCATATTCATGCACGGATACGTTTTGCCGCCCTATCCTACCTCCTTGCCGTCGGAAAGGCTTCATTCGTGGAGATCCGCGACTGCATCAACGCAACGGACGGCAACCTCAGTGTCCATATGCGCAAACTCGAGTCGGCCGGCTACATCAGCTGCGACAAGGGGTTCCAGCTGCGCAAGCCGCATACCATCTACAGCATCACCGGTGAGGGTCGCGAAGCTTTTCTGAAGTACCGTCGGGACATCCGATCGTTTCTCGGCCCTGAACTCAGCCTGAAGTCGGCTTGAGGGCGCAGGGTTGTATATGAATGAATGCTGATGGTATTGAATACTGGACTGGAATGGAATGAGCTGGAGTGAGCTGGAATGAGCGACCGTATTTCTATTACTGCAAATGTTACCGCAAACCGATGATATTACCTGAGTTTGGAAGAACACTTTCCGGATCCGACTGGTCGCTTCTGATCGACGTTCTGCTTGATGCCCGCCACGTCGTATTGACCACCCATGAGAATTCCGATGGCGACGGCCTTGGTTCGGAAGTCGCCCTTGCCCTTGTGCTCAGTGCACTCGGCAAGGAGGTCACCGTCTTCAACCCGACGCCGGTCCCCCCTAACTACCGCTTTCTCACCGAGAGCTTTCCAATCACCCATTTCGACCCAAAGGACGAGGAGTCCTTACAGGAGCTGTCGCTTGCCGACGTGACGGTACTGCTTGATGCCAACCTCCGTGACCGGATGGGCTCGCTCTGGCCGCATGTCCAGTTCTCGAAGGAGCTGGGTTCCATGCGCCTGCTCTGCGTCGACCACCATCTCGAACCGGATGATTTCGCGGACCTCATGGTCTGTGAAAGCTACGCCTCTTCAACGGGGGAACTGATCTACGACCTCATTTCGGCAATCGGGGAGCGGCAGTGCCGGGACCTTTTCACCAAAGAGATCTCGCAGGCCCTCTATGTCGCGGTGATGACCGATACCGGCTCCTTCCGGTTCCCGAAGACCAGCCCCTACGTGTATTCACTGGCAGGCGACCTGGTGGCGAAAGGGGCGGACGCCGCCCTCGTCTACGACAGGATCTACAATTCGCTGACGCCAGAGGCGCTCAAGCTGCTCGGCCTCGCCCTCACCTCCATCACCATCCTCGATGACGGGGTGATCTCCTGGCTCTTCATCTCCCGCGACATGCTGAAAGCCACCGGCAGCAAGCTGTTTGATACCGATCTCATCGTTCAATATCTTTTAAGTGTGCCGTCGGTCCAGATCGCCGTCCTCATGGTCGAGATGACAGATGGACGGACGAAAGCGAGTTTCCGCTCGCGCGGCAGGGTCTATGTGAACCAGCTGGCCAAAAAATACGGCGGCGGAGGGCACATGAACGCTGCGGGATGCCTGTTCCAGTTCTCTTCCGACAGAGCGCAGCAGGTCCTGCTCGAGGACGTCCGCGCATTCCTTAAAGACCCCGAATCTTTCACCTACTGAAACCAACAGCCGTACCGATCATGAAAACAGCCGCAACATTCTCCGCGCTCCAGGATCTTGACGCCGACCTCCTCATCTTTCCCTTCAGCAGCGAAGGCCTCAAAAAAGCCGCTTCTCCGGTTCTGGAGGCGGCAGGGCTTTCTGATGCCCCTCTGGATGATTTCAAGGCGGCGGCGGGCGATACGCTCGTTCTCTACCCTCGTCCGGGTAAGCTTCGTGCCCCTCGTGTGATGCTTGTCGGCACGGGCGAGGCCGGGAGCCTCGATGACTGGCATCGTGCAGCGACTGCTGCAGCGTCCAGGGCCGTCGACCTTGAAGCCCGCCGAATCGTTTTCGATCTTCCGGCTGCCGGCGGCAAGGCAAAGCCCGGCATTGAGGCGGTGGCTGAAACGCTGGTCGAGGGATGCCTGTTCGGCGCCTACCGGTTTGAACGTCTGAAAAGCGGCAAACTTGATAAAGGAGAGAAGAAAACGGCAGCGAAGGGAAAGGCAAAGAAGGCTGAAAAGGGCATCGACCTCCTGACCCTCCGGGTTCCGGCTTCGGCACTCGCCGCTGCTGAAAAAGGCATGGCCTCAGGGCTTGTCATCGGTTCGGCGCAAGAGATGGCCCGCAATCTCGTCAACCTTCCCGGCAACCACCTGCAGGCAGAAGACATTGCGCGTGCTGCCGCTGCATCCGGCAAGCAGTACGGGTACGGGGTGACGGTACTTCGCAAAAAGGAGATAGAGTCGCTCCGGATGGGCGGCCTTGTTGCCGTCAACCAGGGGAGCCTCAACCCACCGACCTTCACCGTCATGGACTATGTGCCCAAAAAGAAGGCGAAGGCGACCATCGCCCTCGTCGGCAAGGGTGTAACGTTTGATTCCGGCGGCATTTCCATCAAGCCGTCCGAGGGTATGGGCGACATGAAGTCCGACATGGCCGGAGCTGCGGCCGTCATCGGGGCTGTTGAAGCGGCTGCGCGCCTCGCCCTTCCGGTCCGCATCATCGGCCTGATTCCCGCTACCGACAACATGCCGGATGGCAACGCGCAGAAACCCGGTGACGTCATCACCACCTATTCGGGCATTACGGTCGAAGTCGGCAACACCGATGCCGAGGGGCGCCTCATCCTTGCCGATGCCCTGACCTATGCGGCTCAGAAGTACAGCCCTGACGCCATCATCGACCTTGCAACCCTCACCGGCGCCTGCATCGTAGCTCTCGGCTACCAGGTCGCCGGCCTGTTCAGCAACGATGACGCTTTGGCCGGTGCGATCGAAGGTGCTGCCCGCGATACCGGCGAGAAGGTCTGGCGCCTTCCTCTCTGGGAGCTATACGACGAGCAGATAAAGTCCGACGTGGCCGATGTCAGCAACACCGGAAGCCGGGGGGCAGGGACCATCACGGCGGCGAAGTTCCTCGAGAAGTTCATCGACGGCCACAAGAAATGGGCACACATCGACATTGCCGGTCCTTCGTTCCCTGCCAAAGGCGCAGCCAAGGTGAACGGCGGCTCGGGCTTCGGTGTCCGGCTGCTTGTCGAACTCCTCAGGAAATGGTCGTAACCATGAGCGCCCAGGTTTCACAGCCGGTTCTCATCGTACCGGGGGTCCTGTTCTGGGACTCCCTGTACCAGGGCATGCGTCTTGCGCTCTCAGAACGGGTTCCCCTTGAGAGAATCGAGATTGCACCGGTCAGCCTTGGGGACTGGATCGGATTCCCGCCCTCTCCGGAGCGCTCGACGAACCGGGTGATGAAGGTTATCGACCGCTCGCTGAAGAGGATGGCGGAGCGGTTCCCTGGAGAAAAGGTCACCATCGTCGCCCACAGCGGTGGCGGGACGGTCGCCATGGTCTACCTCCTTGAAAAGCCCTTCCAGGGTGACTGCTACCATCGTGGAGAGCAGGTATCGCGCCTCATTACCCTCGGCACGCCGTTCCGCACCCATGAGCAGTATGCGAAGCTCAAGACCGATTTCATCGACCGGCACCTCACGCCCGGTTTTTTTCGACGATGCCGGGTTGTTTCCGTCGTCAGCGACAAATACCGCGGTTCCCCCGCCGGCTCCCTCACTGAAAAGATGTGCCATCTGTTCTACCGCAGCACCTGGGGTGATGGGAATGCATCGGGAGACGGGATCGTACCGGCTGAAAGCTGCCGCCTCGAGGGGGCAAAGAACGTCATCATCCCGGATGCCGAGCATCTGCCGACCCCGCATACCCGTTGGTACGGCACGAATGAGGGGGTGCGGCAGTGGGCGGGGTGGCTTGATTCCGATGGGCCGGAAGAGCACCCCCCCGCGCTGAAATAGAGAATCTTTTCTTTGACAAAGCCGAAGGAAAGTGGTAAAATCAAAACCCTCCATCCGAATGGAATGGCATGTTTTTTTATAACCAAACGCCTCTGTAATGAAAATAACCATATTCGGATCAGGCTATGTAGGCCTTGTTACCGGTGCATGTTTCGCTGAAGTCGGCAACGACGTGCTCTGCGTCGATATCGACCAGGACAAGATCAAGCGCCTGCAGGAAGGACACATTCCGATTTACGAGCCGGGTCTTGAAGATATCGTCATTGAAAACAGTCGTGAAGGGCGTCTCCGTTTCACTTCCGACATTGCAGAGGGCGTCGGGTTCGGCCTCTACCAGTTCATAGCCGTCGGCACTCCTCCCGACGAGGACGGCTCGGCCGACCTCCGCCATGTGCTCAGCGTCGCCGAGAGCATCGGCACCCACATGCAGGAGTACCGGATCGTCATCAACAAGTCGACCGTGCCGGTCGGCACTGCCGATCTCGTGCGTGAGAAAATCAGTTCGGTCCTCAGCGAGCGCGCCGCAGCTATAGATTTTGATGTCGTTTCCAACCCCGAGTTTCTGAAAGAGGGGGACGCGGTGAACGACTTCATGAAGCCCGAGCGCATCGTCATAGGTGTCGACAACCCCCGCACGAAGGAACTGCTTCGTTTCCTCTACTCGCCCTTCAACCGCAGCCATGAGCGGTTCCTGGCCATGGATGTCCGCTCTGCCGAGCTGACGAAGTATGCGGCCAACGCCATGCTGGCCACGAAGATCAGCTTCATGAACGAGATCGCCAACATCTCCGAGCGCGTCGGTGCGGACGTCGAGGCCGTGCGTCGCGGCATCGGTTCCGATTCCCGCATCGGTTTTCCCTTCATCTACCCCGGCGTCGGTTACGGCGGCTCCTGTTTCCCTAAAGACGTCCAGGC encodes the following:
- a CDS encoding winged helix-turn-helix domain-containing protein, with amino-acid sequence MKETAPEEQAVADFNHQRLDKHIHARIRFAALSYLLAVGKASFVEIRDCINATDGNLSVHMRKLESAGYISCDKGFQLRKPHTIYSITGEGREAFLKYRRDIRSFLGPELSLKSA
- a CDS encoding esterase/lipase family protein; the encoded protein is MSAQVSQPVLIVPGVLFWDSLYQGMRLALSERVPLERIEIAPVSLGDWIGFPPSPERSTNRVMKVIDRSLKRMAERFPGEKVTIVAHSGGGTVAMVYLLEKPFQGDCYHRGEQVSRLITLGTPFRTHEQYAKLKTDFIDRHLTPGFFRRCRVVSVVSDKYRGSPAGSLTEKMCHLFYRSTWGDGNASGDGIVPAESCRLEGAKNVIIPDAEHLPTPHTRWYGTNEGVRQWAGWLDSDGPEEHPPALK
- a CDS encoding DHH family phosphoesterase; the encoded protein is MILPEFGRTLSGSDWSLLIDVLLDARHVVLTTHENSDGDGLGSEVALALVLSALGKEVTVFNPTPVPPNYRFLTESFPITHFDPKDEESLQELSLADVTVLLDANLRDRMGSLWPHVQFSKELGSMRLLCVDHHLEPDDFADLMVCESYASSTGELIYDLISAIGERQCRDLFTKEISQALYVAVMTDTGSFRFPKTSPYVYSLAGDLVAKGADAALVYDRIYNSLTPEALKLLGLALTSITILDDGVISWLFISRDMLKATGSKLFDTDLIVQYLLSVPSVQIAVLMVEMTDGRTKASFRSRGRVYVNQLAKKYGGGGHMNAAGCLFQFSSDRAQQVLLEDVRAFLKDPESFTY
- the rlmN gene encoding 23S rRNA (adenine(2503)-C(2))-methyltransferase RlmN; the encoded protein is MKRERSNILNLRMDELKEALAAINEPQWRAAQLHQWLFSHRAGSFDDMTTLSLPLRRKLAESFYIQQPVTEKHDETMEGSPAGATEKLLIQLPDGERVETVLIPGPNRMTACVSAQAGCLLGCSFCATGQMGFRRNLSSGEITGQVWALSDMLQERNREASISNIVFMGMGEPLLNTANVIEAVLNLSTRKYRFSTSQRKITISTVGITPEIDRLADTGLKTKLAVSLHSAIQEKREALMPQAARQYPLDRLRESLIGYASKTGEPVTLAYMLLKGINDSEMDAKRLIRYASGFFCKINLIDYNPIVNIKFEPVCDGTRERFRDILQDAGLQVTIRKSYGTPINAACGQLAADCTGNSDNL
- a CDS encoding leucyl aminopeptidase codes for the protein MKTAATFSALQDLDADLLIFPFSSEGLKKAASPVLEAAGLSDAPLDDFKAAAGDTLVLYPRPGKLRAPRVMLVGTGEAGSLDDWHRAATAAASRAVDLEARRIVFDLPAAGGKAKPGIEAVAETLVEGCLFGAYRFERLKSGKLDKGEKKTAAKGKAKKAEKGIDLLTLRVPASALAAAEKGMASGLVIGSAQEMARNLVNLPGNHLQAEDIARAAAASGKQYGYGVTVLRKKEIESLRMGGLVAVNQGSLNPPTFTVMDYVPKKKAKATIALVGKGVTFDSGGISIKPSEGMGDMKSDMAGAAAVIGAVEAAARLALPVRIIGLIPATDNMPDGNAQKPGDVITTYSGITVEVGNTDAEGRLILADALTYAAQKYSPDAIIDLATLTGACIVALGYQVAGLFSNDDALAGAIEGAARDTGEKVWRLPLWELYDEQIKSDVADVSNTGSRGAGTITAAKFLEKFIDGHKKWAHIDIAGPSFPAKGAAKVNGGSGFGVRLLVELLRKWS
- a CDS encoding UDP-glucose dehydrogenase family protein; the encoded protein is MKITIFGSGYVGLVTGACFAEVGNDVLCVDIDQDKIKRLQEGHIPIYEPGLEDIVIENSREGRLRFTSDIAEGVGFGLYQFIAVGTPPDEDGSADLRHVLSVAESIGTHMQEYRIVINKSTVPVGTADLVREKISSVLSERAAAIDFDVVSNPEFLKEGDAVNDFMKPERIVIGVDNPRTKELLRFLYSPFNRSHERFLAMDVRSAELTKYAANAMLATKISFMNEIANISERVGADVEAVRRGIGSDSRIGFPFIYPGVGYGGSCFPKDVQALERTARKYGYDSRILQAVEAVNHDQKLSIVEKIKAHFGGSLKGRTLAIWGLAFKPNTDDMREAPSRVVIEALWKEGAVVRVYDPVAMEEAERIYGKKDDLYYAANPEDAVKGSDALVILTEWMVFRSPDFEMMKRDLLSPVVFDGRNIYNPEFMEQSGFTYYSIGRLPRGV
- the adk gene encoding adenylate kinase encodes the protein MRIILLGAPGAGKGTQSNYISKSLAIPQISTGDMLRAAVKAGTPLGLKAKEVMDGGNLVSDDIIMDIIKERLLEHDCKEGCLFDGFPRTIAQAESLDRQGIDIDHVIEIHVDDREIIDRMSGRRVHPASGRTYHIRFNPPQTAGMDDETGEPLVQRADDTEETVKKRLEIYHDQTAPLIEYYSRRAAGAGTGAFAPRYTRIEGTGSVEEIRDRILEALRG